TTCATCGATGCGCTCGCCGCCCACAAGGGCCGGTATCGCGGCGCGGTCTCCAGTTCCGAAGCGAGCACCGAGCGTCTGCGCAAGCACGGCATCGAAGTGTTCGATCTCAACCAGATCGACAGCCTGCCCGTGTACGTAGACGGTGCGGACGAAATCAATGCGCTAGGCCACATGGTCAAGGGCGGCGGCGGGGCGCTCACGCGCGAGAAGATCGTCGCGTCGGTGGCAAAGGAATTCGTCTGCGTGGTGGATGCCTCCAAGGAAGTGGCCGTGCTGGGCGTCTTCCCGCTGCCGGTCGAAGTGATCCCGATGGCACAGGCAAGTGTCGCTCGCGCGCTCGAAGCGTTGGGTGGCAAGCCGCAGGCGCGCGTGCGTGCCGACGGCAGCCCGTACATGACCGACAACGGTTGCGCTATTCTGGATGTGCATGGATTGCAGATTCTCGACCCGGTGGCGTTCGAGACCAGGATCAACCAGATTCCCGGTGTGGTGACAGTGGGCCTGTTTGCACAGCGCGGCGCGGACATTACGCTCATGGGTACGTCCGAAGGCGTACGCGCCATCGACTATAAAAACTGATCCCGGGAGGGCAGGATGGCTGGATCGCGTCGTCTCCCCGAAACCTGGTTCCGTCGTGGCCTGTGGCTGATCGCCGTGTTGTTCGCGGCGTTCCTCATCGGGCTGGGCGGTCTTGTCGTCGACAGATTGCCGGGCGTAGCACCCGCGCCGACGCTCGACGCCTTCCTTGACCGGGCGCAGGCTGAGCGTGCCGACGCCGCGATCAAGCAGGCGCAGACGCAGGAGGAAGACGTCGGTGCCCAGTTGGAGACCGCGCGTTTGCAGCTCAAGGCGCGCAGTACGGCATACCGCAATGCGCGCGAGTCGTTCAACGACTGGGTGGCGACGCGAACCGCGACGGCGCAGGCCAGTCAGGACGCCGAACTCGTCTCCCGCACCCGTGCCCTCGACACGCTAAAGGCTGCGGAGCGCGATGCGCAAACGCAGGTCGACACGCTTGAAACGAAGCAGTTGGATGCCCAGCGTGCCGTGCAGGCGGCCCGTA
The Pandoraea oxalativorans genome window above contains:
- the rpiA gene encoding ribose-5-phosphate isomerase RpiA, which encodes MTQDELKRLVGQAAADYVNQHVPEGSVIGVGTGSTANCFIDALAAHKGRYRGAVSSSEASTERLRKHGIEVFDLNQIDSLPVYVDGADEINALGHMVKGGGGALTREKIVASVAKEFVCVVDASKEVAVLGVFPLPVEVIPMAQASVARALEALGGKPQARVRADGSPYMTDNGCAILDVHGLQILDPVAFETRINQIPGVVTVGLFAQRGADITLMGTSEGVRAIDYKN